CTATAATGGCTCTGCGCGATCTCTGCGGTGGTAGACCCCCAGCTCTACTGCACGAAGCATCCTTGCCTGACTGAATGCTTATGAGTGAATTCGTTTCACGATTCATTCTCGAACTGTGGCACTACAAACAAAATGGAGGTTGTCCAAATGAGCGTGCCGAAAGTGGCAATTGTTCGCTACGGTAAGCCCCTGGAATCGGTTAAGAAAGCTGTCGATCTATCGGGTGGGCTTGATCATCTCCCCAGTGGAGCCAAGGTCTTTGTGAAACCTAATATCGTCTTCTGGACACGTTTGGTTCCGTTTCCCAAATATGGCGTGATAACGACATCCAGAGTAATAGCTGATGTGGTCCACTTGCTGAAGGAACGGGGGATCGACGACATCAGCATTGGCGAAGGCACCGTGGTTTACAACCCGAAGGACTATGAAACCGCGGCCCACGCGTTCGAGACTCTGGGCTACGGTTCCCTCAAAAAGCGCTACGGGGTGAAATGCATAAACGTATTTGAGAGGCCCTTTGAAAAGGTTGACCTCGGCGGCGGGGTGACGCTCGCTTTCAACACTGACATTCTCCATAGCGATTTTGTAGTGAACGTGCCGGTGCTGAAAACCCACGCGCAAACAATCGTAACCCTTGGAATCAAGAATCTCAAAGGGATGATAGACGTTAACTCCCGCAAGAAATGCCACTCTGCGGACCCTGAAAAGGATCTGCATTACATGGTGTCGAAGCTTGCCAACAAAATTCCACCGTCGTGCACCATTCTTGACGGCATTTATACCAATGAGCGCGGACCTTCTTTTGACGGCAGAATAAGGAGAAGCAACATACTGGTGGCGTCCGGGGATGTGCTCTCCGCGGACAAGGTGGGAGCCACAATACTAGGGTACAAGCCCTCCCAGATCCCTCACCTCGCGTATGCCGCCAAGGACATGGGCAGGACATCGGATCTGTCGGACCTCGAAATAGTCGGCGAAAAGATCGAAGATGTGGCAATGAATCTGGAGTACACTTTCGCGTACAGCGCGAGCGGCGATCTGCCCGCGCCGATGGAAAAGATGGGGATAAAGGGACTCTCTTATCCGAAGTACGACTTAAGTCTGTGTACTTATTGTTCCGGGCTCACGGGCGTTGTGTTGACGGCCGTAGGTCGCGCGTGGGGAGGCAAAGCTTGGGACGATGTCGAAATCCTGACGGGCAAGATGATGAAGCCCACACCCGGGCGCAAGCACACCATCCTTTTAGGGAAGTGCATGTTCGAGGCAAATAAGAACAATCCCGACATAAACCATATGATAGCGGTGAAGACGTGCCCGCCGGCCCCTGAAGCGGTCGTGAAAGCGTTGCATGAGGCCGGGATTCAAGTGGACCCGGAAATTTTGACCGGCAGGGACAAGGTGGTTGGAGCTTACACGAAACGATACGAGGGAAAGGCCGAGTTTGACGAATCCTTTTTTACCGTCGGCTGATACTGTGTCGGGATCAATCAGGTTTAATTATTGAAGGCCGAACGAGACGCCTGCCGCTGCCATGTTGTGGTAGAGGCCGGCGTCCCCGCCGGCCATTGCCAATGTCACTTCTTTGAAGGCGTATCTGTATCAAAGCTCCATTTCTATTAAATGGGGTCCGGGTTCGGCAATCGCCTTGAGCAATTCTTTGGCCAGCCGATCGGCAGTATCTACGGCCACAGCGGGAACACCCATTCCCTGGCTGATTTTCACCCAGTCGATAGGCGGATCGGAAAGATCCGAAAGAGAAAGGGCATTCTTGCCCGGCGGCGTGTAACCGGACCGGGAAAGTTCCAGTCGCAAAATATTGTACTTCCTGTTTGAGCAGATCAGCGTGGTTATGTTGAGGGACTCTCGCGCTTGAGTCCACAAAGCCTGCAAAGTGTACATTGCACTCCCGTCGGCCTGGAAATTGATCACCGGGCGATCCGGACACGCAAGCGCGGCCCCGACAGCGCACGGCATTCCCTGGCCGATTGCCCCGCCGGTTATCGTAAGCAGACTGTGGGGTCCCGCGTTCGCAGCCAAAGGATAATAAGTAGCCGCAGTGGTGATGGATTCGTCCACAATTATGGCCCCTTCGGGCTGCAGCCTCGCCAGAACCAGGGAGGCCTTGTCAGCAGTCAATGGACCTGAAGGGAGGTCTGTCTTGCCGGCTTCCGCGGATGGTTCGGTTTTGAGAGCACTGTACAGGGGAGCATTCAGGGAATCAGCCAGGCACTCCAGGGCCTCGGTCAAGTCTTGGTTCCCGCCACCCATGCGGAAGGTCCTCTGGCTGTCCGTCAACAACAGGCTGGGCATGCCTTTGTACCCAAAAAAAGCCACCGGCTCTTTGGTTCCCGCCAGGACAACCGCTTCATATTTGGATAGAACAGCAACAGCGTGTTCGGGAAAATAGGGGAGCCTGCTCACGGATGGAATTCCGGGGCCTCTTTCCATGCGAGCAAAGACCCTCTCCGAAAGCAAATCGCAACCGGTAGCAGCTCTAATACGCGCAGCCGCTTGAAGACCCGCTTTACGAAGTGCCTTTCCGCCCACGATCAGTAAGGCTTTCCCTCCAGCCCGCAAGAGCTTGGCAGGTTCGTCAATTGCTGCTTTATCAATTTCCTCTGAAGATGATTGAGGAACGCTTATCGTCGTGTCGCTGCACTCGGTCCACTGGAAATCGTTAGGAACAATGAGTGTGGAAATCTGCCCTCTCATAGCCGCGGCAATTGCGTCTGCGGTGTTTTTTGACAGTGAGTCCGCAGAATCACACGTACATTGCCACCCCGATACGGTCCTCGCCAGGGCTTCGATATCCATCGTCAGAGGCGCGTCAGCGGCACGGTGCCAGGAAGCATGTTCGCCGATCACGTTGAAAACCGGTGTAAATGCGCGCTTGGCATTATGCAAGTTGGCAAGCCCATTACCTAACCCTGGGCCCAGGTGCAACAGTGTCATGGCCGGCTTGTTGCTCATTCGCCCGTACCCGTCAGCGGCCCCGGTACAGACACCCTCGAACAGGCCCAACACCGCTCGAATACCGGGCATAGAATCCATGGCAGCGACTAAAGGCAGTTCCGTTGTGCCGGGATTTGAAAAACATATTTCAATCCCCGCTTCCAAAGCAGTTTTGACTAATATTTCCGCACCGTTCATGAGCTTCCTTTCCGGCAAGGAGAAACACCGCGGCTTTCGGGCAAAAGCCTATGACGCTTTCGATCGGTAAAAGTGCCGAGTGCCTTCTTTGAGCCTTGTCGCAAGCCCTTGCTCTTCCAGTGCATCCAGATACGCCCTGGCAGAAGACACCGCAAAAAACAACTCTCGTCCGGAGATTGAACCGAAAAGCTCCGTTGCCACCATGTATTGGGTCTTTCCGTCGTGGTTTCCGGCCGAGCCGTCCTTTTGGCCGAGAATTCGTAGTATTTGTTTGGTGCGCCGACCGTGGTATCCCCGGATGTCTCTCAGCCGAGCTTCCAGACTGTCGAAAGGCAATCCGTGCCCTGGAAACACCCTTTTCACATCCAGGCCGCCGATGAGTTCCAGTGAGGCCTGGTGGCCAACCAGGCTTTTGTAATCTGTGGAGCCGGTTTTTTCTATCGTGGGGTTGGAAATTAGGGCTGGCAACAGAGTGTCCCCGGTGAACAACTCGCGGTCCGCCCGGTTCCAAAGGCATACACAACCGGGGCTGTGTCCGGGAGTATGAATGGCCTCAAGATCGAAGTCGTCAAATTTGAAAACCATCCCGTGTTCCAGCATCCTCTCTGTGGATACAGGGTGGCACATTTTCCTGAAACCCGATATAAGCGATGCGACGAGTTCATCGATAGAGTCCGTCGGTAATCCCGCTTCCAGGAAGAACGTTCGGAAATCACCATGTTTGTCTCCGGCGTGCTCGCCTCCACGATCAGCCCATCGAACGGTATCCCACTTGTGGACGAACACCTCTGCTCCACTGATTTCGGCAATTCTTCCAGCCAATCCGATGTGATCAGCGTGGCCGTGAGTCGCTATTATCCTACGCACGTCCTCGAGTTTCCCGCCTTGAGCTTCTATTCCACGTTTTATGGCCTCCAGAGTGTCCTGCAGGTTCACCCCGGTATCAATCAAGGTTGGAACCGAACCCGGGATGTAATAGCAATTAACCGACTTGACCGGAAACGGTATCGGGACTTGGATCCTCTTTTTTTTGGTCATGACTCTCGCCTATATTGTCCACGCGCAATCGTTGATAGTTAATGTGAATCGCGTTGAATTTCGCGGAATGGCTCAAACGGGCACGGCATGCCGTGCCCCTACCAACCCCGGGTCCGGCCGGTTCTCGTTGTGAGGTTCTGTCTTGGAACGCATATCGAAAGGCCCCGCCTCCGCAACCGCGCGGCAATGACACTCGCTTCCGGGCTCTGTCCGGAAGGTATGGGTTCCCAGGCAGCGCCTGGGAACCAGAGAAGAAGCAGTGACTTTATTTAAGGCCGGCAGGGACGCCGGCCCCACCAGAATACGGTGGCGGTCCCGCGGGACGCGGCATGCCCGCCATGTTCACCTCTAGGAAAGCGCTTCAGATTTACAGGTTTAATCGCGAACCGGTCTCAAGCCCCAAGAGAACTCTGTCCCGGGGGAGCTTGGCTTCACTATCAGAAGGTCGTAGGCCAGTTGGCCAGCTGCCGCTTGCTGCGGTACTCTCCATCGTGCCCCCTCGCCAACTTGAGGATTTGGCTCAAGACCTTTCGGGTATCGCGTGGATCGATAACATCTTCCAACAAGCCCAGACCTGCTGCTTTCCAAGGAGCGCCCGCGGCCCTGATTTGTTGTTCGGCTTGATCCCGTGCAGCCTTGATGTCGTCTGATTCGTCTATTTTCCTGCGATAAACAACGTTGGCAGCGACTTCCGGGGCCATGAAGCTGATTTCCGCGTTTGGCCAGGCCAGGACGAAATCAGCGCCCATGCCTGTCCCACACATGTTGGAGTATGCCATCCCATAGGACTTGCGAATTACCAGGGAGATCTTCGGAACACTGGACAGTGCAACCGCCTCGATGAAATTGATGATCTTGCCGGGCATGCGCTTATATTCTGCAGCTTTGCCCACCAAAAACCCCGGCGTGTCATGCAGAAAAATCAGAGGAATATTGAAGGAATCACATAAGCAGATAAAACTTGTGCATTTGTCGCAGCCATCAGGTCCCATGGCCCCGGCGGTATGCATCGGCTGATTTGCAATGATTCCCACGCTGCGGCCGTCGATGCGCGCGAGACAGGTAATCACGCTCCGGTCGAAGTCGGGCTTGAGCATGAATACGCGCTCATCGTCCACAATGGTCTTGATCACCCGGCTCATGTCATAACCGCGACGAGACTCGGCCGGAACTATGGACAGCAGCCGTTCTTGCCTTGTTTCCTGGTCATCTCCGGTCGGGGGCACGACGGGAGGTACTTCCCCGGCGTTGGAGGGCATATAGGCCAGGAACTCGCGCACAATCCGGAAGCAGTCCTCTTCGCCTTCCGCTACCCTGTCCACCTGGCCGGTTATTTCAGCATGGAGTTTCCATCCGCCAAGTTCTTCGTTCGTAACCTGTTCGCTGGTAGCGACTTCCAGTACCCTGGGACCGGAAACAGCCATACAGGAGCCCTTCACCTGAACCACAAAATCGGCGAGCGCGGCCAACCAGGACGGCCCGCCGAAACACTCCCCCATGATCGTCGCCACAAACGGCACCTGACGGCATCGTACAGCCATCTCTTTTCTCATGGTCATGGAGCTGAGGCCTTCCGAACCCATTATATCGGGTATGCGAGCGCCTCCACCTTCGCCCAAGTTGATTACAGGATAGCCTTTCTCGGCTGCCCAGCGTGTGAGGCGATGCTCCTTCTCGACACCTACTCGACCTCCGGTCCCGGCAAGAACCGTGGCATCATCCGCGGTAACCGCAACCGTACGGCCATCAATCGTGCCAAAACCCGCGATCTTACCGTCAGCCGGCGTCTTGTCTTCCATGCCGGGGACGTCCGAATGACAGAGCGCCCCCATCTCGAAGAAGGTGCCCGGATCCAGCAACTTTTCCACACGCTCTCGGGCGGTTCCAAGTCCCTCAGCGTGTTTCCGAGCCACTTTTTCAGGGCCGCCCATCTCCAGGGCCTTGGCCTTTCGTCGCTTCAGCTCTTCCGCGGCCTCTTTCATTGCCATTGCTAGTTACCTCTTCATGGAGCGCTGAGGGCACGGCACGCCGTGCCCCTACACCAGACCCATCGATGTCTATAGCAAACTGTAGGGGCGCACGGCCGTGCGCGCCCTACCCTACGTGGCCGATGATCGGTTCATATGTCACATGTCTGGACCTATTGTGCCTGTGGCGCCCGGTGCGATTCGTGAAAATCATTTCCGATCTTGTATTCCCGTCATTCGGCAAGACGTTTGGAGAAAGGCTATAGAAGATCCTTTCCGCGGGTCCAAAACCGGAATTGTGCGACAGTCATTCCGTTTTTCGGGTCCATCGAGTCCTTGGCTTCAAAATTTCATGCCCGGCAAGTTGAGGGAAGCGGTGTTGCCTCCGTCCACCGGCAAAGCCTGACCCGTAACATAGCTTGCTTCGTCACTGGCGAGAAAAAGGATGGCCGCGGCAACTTCTTCGGGTCGGCCGTAGCGGCGCAACTCGCAGCGGCTGCCTAGTTTATCGAACTTTCCTTTTTCCCGGGCCAAATCGAACACAGGCTTGGTCATACCAGTTTCGATCAGCCCGGGGCAGACTGCATTGACCCGAATATTGTAAAGGCCGAGATCGCACGCGGCGGTCTGGGTAAAGTTGATGAGGGCCGCCTTGCTTGCGCTGTACGCATTGCCTCCGGCACCGGAGCGGATTCCGGCCACCGAAGCCGTATTTACAATCGCGCCCGCCTTACGCTCCTGCATGTGCCCGGACACGTATTTTGTGGTGAAGACCGCACCCAGAACATTCACTCCATAAACCTCGCGCCAGTCATTTCCGTCTTGTTGGTCCAGAGTGGCGAAGTGTCCGGTGATTCCCGCATTGTTGCAGACGATGTCTATGACGGAGTAGCTTCGGAAGGCCAGTTCCATAAGTTTCTTGACCTCCTCTTCATTCGCCACGTTTGTTCTCTGCATGACGGCCTCTCCGCCCCCTTTGAGGACAAGCTCGAGAGTTTCCTTCAGCCCTTCTTCATTCCAATCCGACAGAACAAGTTTGGCTCCTTCTCTGGAAAAAAGAATTGCCGTTGCCCGGCCAATGCCGCTGGCAGCCCCTGTAATGACCGCAACTTTGCCGTCCAGTCGGCCGGTTTTGTCCATCTTCATAATTCTGCCTCCAAATTAGCAGGTGCCTGATGCCATTTCGCGCTCTAAAACACGTCTTTGGGATCGGCCCACGTCGGAATATAACGGTAATACTCGGGCGGATTGGCTTTTTGCAGGCCCGGGTAAGTTACCCTGGCAAGGGAAATGCCCTTTCGGGTTCGGTACAGCCCGGCCAGACCCTGCTTTTCAAGACTTTCCAGGTGCTTGACCAAATCTGCATCCGAGATCTCGAGCCATTCCTTGATATCCTCCATGGTCATGTGCAGACCTGGGTTCACCCTATAGTTCTCTGCCAGTACCCCGAGTATGTCCTCTTCACCGTGAACCGGTTTCTTGGGCAGCGGCTTGCCCACCGGCAAAGGCGTCTTGAGTTCCGGATCGACAACCCTTTGCGGGACCCTCAGGTCAGGCTTCAGGTCCTTCACGCCCTGGCGGTAGATGAGCAGCTTGAGGACCTCAGAGGTTCCCGCGGCTATCTGGGCATGCTTGGCATCACGCATTATCCGCTCTACGGGATAAATTTTCAGAATACCGTTGCCTCCCATGCATTGCACTGCTTCAATGGCCGTCTCCATTGCGGAATCGCTGGTGAACATCTTAGAGATTGCCGCTTCAACCGGAACGTTGCGGCCGAGGTCAGCGCAGTAGGCGCCGTAATAAACCACCAGCCTGCCGAGATAAAGCTTCCAGATCATGTCCGCGAGTTTGAACTGGTTGGTGGCGATGTCACCGGTCGGCCGACCGAACTGCAAGCGTCTTTCAAGGTGCTGCTGAGTGTAACGGATGCACTCCCGCATGGGGCCGAGCGTGGGAGCGGCATTGAGAATCCGCTCGACGTTGAGGCCGCTCATCATGATCTTCCAACCCTCCCCTTCCCGTCCGAGGAGGCTGAAAGCGGGAATCCTGGCGTCATCAAAGGTCAAATAACAGTTGTAAGAGCTGTCATAGCCCATTGTGTCGTTGACTCGCTCAATGTGGAAACCAGGCGCCCCCTTCTCCACTACAAAGGCGCTGAGGTGGGTGTAAGCCTTCCGATCCTCCGGCTTTGAGCTTGTGAGGAAATAGCACATATACAGGTCAGCGGCAGCGGCGATTGTCTGGAAGCGCTTCTTTCCGTTGATGACATAGAAATCACCGTCGCGCACGGCGGTTGACTCGATTCCCGCGATATCCGAGCCCGCGTACGGCTCGGTCATAGTGATGCAGCCGATAAGCTCGCCTTTGTTAATCCCCGGCAGCCACTTTTGTTTCTGCTCTTCGTTGCCGTTGTGAATGAGCTGGGTGGCGCTGCCGAACATCGTGGTTGCCAATGGCCCGCTGACCTCCCCGGCACGTGACGTCTCTTCAAGGATGATAGCCGCGCCGGTGACGCCCCACTCTTCAGCCCGGCCGCCGTGTTTCTTCGGTATGAGCGCGCCGAACCAGCCTTTGCGGCCCATCTCTTTCACGGCTTCCCACGGAAATTTTCTCGCGAGGGCATCGCGCTCGCCGATCGGAATTAAGACCTCGTCGGTAAATTTCTTCGCTTCTTCGGCAAGTTCAATCTGTGCTTCGTTCCACCAGGGAAAGGTTTCCATGGTTTTGTCCCCCTGAAACTTGAAGAATCAGCGTCAATAACGAAGTGCCCCTCCCCGCTGAGACAGGAAGGGGCACGTAGACCGGTCAATCCATGACTTAACGGTCCATGCGGAGCTTCGGTTTACTTCTTTGTCAACTTGCTCAAGGCTTCTCGGTCCCCGCCGCTCATGCCCGCGATGTATCTAACCAGCTTTTTCCTGGACTCAATGTCATACTGGCTAGTGATGGCGATCTGCTCCATGACCGGTGAGCCGCCGCCATGGTAATTGCCCACTTTGCTTATGCCGCCTGTAGCGGAGCATAGGACGTCACCCAAGTACCGCCAGAACTGAGACTGGTCTTCCACTGGCATGTTTGGATTCCGCTGGGTGTATTTCTCGAGAAGGTCCTTAACTTCCGGGTTGCAGAAATCCTTTTCGTGGGGGAAAGTGGCTACTACGCCGCCCGCGATATCGCAAAGGATCTCGGCTTCCCTGTAAACCGCCTCTCCCGAAAGGCATCGGCCCACATTACAGTAAATTGAATTCGGGATATAAGATCCGGGCCCGTAAGGCACAAAACCCATGCCCGGAATGTAGACCTCCGGTTTACCCAGGTCGGAAGCCGTGTATCCGGCCGCATAGCCCAACTCGGTGGTCATAATGATCTCGGAAAGCTTTTCGCGGACGTGGGACGCCTTGTGAACGTTGTTCACTTCCGCGGCCAGAGCGGCTGTCCCCAAAAGGATGTCGCCGATTGCAGGCTTGCAGCCCGAATAGGAATGCCGGTGGAAGAGAGCGAAGAGGAGAGCCAACACGCCTCCGTGTTGCCATTCGCCCGCCAGGAACACCCTATCCCACGGAACGAAGCAGTCGTCGAAAATCATGTAGGAATCTGTAGCGCCCTGCATGAACCCGCGCGGGAAATGCTCTCTAGGTCTCAGGTTGTGAATGGTAACCACCTGCTTCAGTCCGTCCCAGTCACCCGGAATGGCGAAAGCCACTGCATAGTCCTTGTCCTCGGGGCGCAGAGCGCGGGTCGGTACCACCAGCACCTCGTCGGCTACAGAGGCCTCGGAAATGTGCAGCTTGCAGCCGCTGACCACAATACCGTCGCTTCGTCTCTCCTTGATCCGGACATAAGCGTCGGGGTTAGGCTGCTCCGCGGGCCTCAGCATCCTATCGCCTTTGACGTCGGTCTGAGCGCAACAGCCCACCAGGTCTTCGGTCTGAAACCGGGCCAGCCACTTCTTAAAGTTCTCATGGTACTGAGTGGTGCCGTTGTTCAACTTGTCCGCCTCGTAGGAGACATTGTAGACGGCATTGGTGGCGTCGATCCCCATGCAGCGCTGGATGCAGCCGCCCACCTTGTGGCACAGCGCGCGAGTCATGTCCTGCTTCCTGTGGAGATCTTCCGTATTCTGATGAATATGGGTAAAGCGGTTGATTCTCTCACCCGTGAGATGAGAGATGGCGGTAAACAACTCCTGGTTCTCAGGCTTGGCCGCCTCATCATACGTGGTGCCCATGGTATCGAGGCATGCCTGCTGTAGTTCGTCTGTCCGGTCGAGAAGATTGCCGTT
This portion of the Desulfomonile tiedjei genome encodes:
- a CDS encoding carboxyl transferase, with the protein product MAMKEAAEELKRRKAKALEMGGPEKVARKHAEGLGTARERVEKLLDPGTFFEMGALCHSDVPGMEDKTPADGKIAGFGTIDGRTVAVTADDATVLAGTGGRVGVEKEHRLTRWAAEKGYPVINLGEGGGARIPDIMGSEGLSSMTMRKEMAVRCRQVPFVATIMGECFGGPSWLAALADFVVQVKGSCMAVSGPRVLEVATSEQVTNEELGGWKLHAEITGQVDRVAEGEEDCFRIVREFLAYMPSNAGEVPPVVPPTGDDQETRQERLLSIVPAESRRGYDMSRVIKTIVDDERVFMLKPDFDRSVITCLARIDGRSVGIIANQPMHTAGAMGPDGCDKCTSFICLCDSFNIPLIFLHDTPGFLVGKAAEYKRMPGKIINFIEAVALSSVPKISLVIRKSYGMAYSNMCGTGMGADFVLAWPNAEISFMAPEVAANVVYRRKIDESDDIKAARDQAEQQIRAAGAPWKAAGLGLLEDVIDPRDTRKVLSQILKLARGHDGEYRSKRQLANWPTTF
- a CDS encoding acetolactate synthase large subunit — protein: MNGAEILVKTALEAGIEICFSNPGTTELPLVAAMDSMPGIRAVLGLFEGVCTGAADGYGRMSNKPAMTLLHLGPGLGNGLANLHNAKRAFTPVFNVIGEHASWHRAADAPLTMDIEALARTVSGWQCTCDSADSLSKNTADAIAAAMRGQISTLIVPNDFQWTECSDTTISVPQSSSEEIDKAAIDEPAKLLRAGGKALLIVGGKALRKAGLQAAARIRAATGCDLLSERVFARMERGPGIPSVSRLPYFPEHAVAVLSKYEAVVLAGTKEPVAFFGYKGMPSLLLTDSQRTFRMGGGNQDLTEALECLADSLNAPLYSALKTEPSAEAGKTDLPSGPLTADKASLVLARLQPEGAIIVDESITTAATYYPLAANAGPHSLLTITGGAIGQGMPCAVGAALACPDRPVINFQADGSAMYTLQALWTQARESLNITTLICSNRKYNILRLELSRSGYTPPGKNALSLSDLSDPPIDWVKISQGMGVPAVAVDTADRLAKELLKAIAEPGPHLIEMEL
- a CDS encoding MBL fold metallo-hydrolase, whose translation is MTKKKRIQVPIPFPVKSVNCYYIPGSVPTLIDTGVNLQDTLEAIKRGIEAQGGKLEDVRRIIATHGHADHIGLAGRIAEISGAEVFVHKWDTVRWADRGGEHAGDKHGDFRTFFLEAGLPTDSIDELVASLISGFRKMCHPVSTERMLEHGMVFKFDDFDLEAIHTPGHSPGCVCLWNRADRELFTGDTLLPALISNPTIEKTGSTDYKSLVGHQASLELIGGLDVKRVFPGHGLPFDSLEARLRDIRGYHGRRTKQILRILGQKDGSAGNHDGKTQYMVATELFGSISGRELFFAVSSARAYLDALEEQGLATRLKEGTRHFYRSKAS
- a CDS encoding SDR family oxidoreductase, whose translation is MDKTGRLDGKVAVITGAASGIGRATAILFSREGAKLVLSDWNEEGLKETLELVLKGGGEAVMQRTNVANEEEVKKLMELAFRSYSVIDIVCNNAGITGHFATLDQQDGNDWREVYGVNVLGAVFTTKYVSGHMQERKAGAIVNTASVAGIRSGAGGNAYSASKAALINFTQTAACDLGLYNIRVNAVCPGLIETGMTKPVFDLAREKGKFDKLGSRCELRRYGRPEEVAAAILFLASDEASYVTGQALPVDGGNTASLNLPGMKF
- a CDS encoding aromatic ring hydroxylase, with amino-acid sequence MRTKEQYIQGLAKMKRNIYFNGNLLDRTDELQQACLDTMGTTYDEAAKPENQELFTAISHLTGERINRFTHIHQNTEDLHRKQDMTRALCHKVGGCIQRCMGIDATNAVYNVSYEADKLNNGTTQYHENFKKWLARFQTEDLVGCCAQTDVKGDRMLRPAEQPNPDAYVRIKERRSDGIVVSGCKLHISEASVADEVLVVPTRALRPEDKDYAVAFAIPGDWDGLKQVVTIHNLRPREHFPRGFMQGATDSYMIFDDCFVPWDRVFLAGEWQHGGVLALLFALFHRHSYSGCKPAIGDILLGTAALAAEVNNVHKASHVREKLSEIIMTTELGYAAGYTASDLGKPEVYIPGMGFVPYGPGSYIPNSIYCNVGRCLSGEAVYREAEILCDIAGGVVATFPHEKDFCNPEVKDLLEKYTQRNPNMPVEDQSQFWRYLGDVLCSATGGISKVGNYHGGGSPVMEQIAITSQYDIESRKKLVRYIAGMSGGDREALSKLTKK
- a CDS encoding DUF362 domain-containing protein produces the protein MSVPKVAIVRYGKPLESVKKAVDLSGGLDHLPSGAKVFVKPNIVFWTRLVPFPKYGVITTSRVIADVVHLLKERGIDDISIGEGTVVYNPKDYETAAHAFETLGYGSLKKRYGVKCINVFERPFEKVDLGGGVTLAFNTDILHSDFVVNVPVLKTHAQTIVTLGIKNLKGMIDVNSRKKCHSADPEKDLHYMVSKLANKIPPSCTILDGIYTNERGPSFDGRIRRSNILVASGDVLSADKVGATILGYKPSQIPHLAYAAKDMGRTSDLSDLEIVGEKIEDVAMNLEYTFAYSASGDLPAPMEKMGIKGLSYPKYDLSLCTYCSGLTGVVLTAVGRAWGGKAWDDVEILTGKMMKPTPGRKHTILLGKCMFEANKNNPDINHMIAVKTCPPAPEAVVKALHEAGIQVDPEILTGRDKVVGAYTKRYEGKAEFDESFFTVG
- a CDS encoding acyl-CoA/acyl-ACP dehydrogenase, which translates into the protein METFPWWNEAQIELAEEAKKFTDEVLIPIGERDALARKFPWEAVKEMGRKGWFGALIPKKHGGRAEEWGVTGAAIILEETSRAGEVSGPLATTMFGSATQLIHNGNEEQKQKWLPGINKGELIGCITMTEPYAGSDIAGIESTAVRDGDFYVINGKKRFQTIAAAADLYMCYFLTSSKPEDRKAYTHLSAFVVEKGAPGFHIERVNDTMGYDSSYNCYLTFDDARIPAFSLLGREGEGWKIMMSGLNVERILNAAPTLGPMRECIRYTQQHLERRLQFGRPTGDIATNQFKLADMIWKLYLGRLVVYYGAYCADLGRNVPVEAAISKMFTSDSAMETAIEAVQCMGGNGILKIYPVERIMRDAKHAQIAAGTSEVLKLLIYRQGVKDLKPDLRVPQRVVDPELKTPLPVGKPLPKKPVHGEEDILGVLAENYRVNPGLHMTMEDIKEWLEISDADLVKHLESLEKQGLAGLYRTRKGISLARVTYPGLQKANPPEYYRYIPTWADPKDVF